The following are encoded together in the Edaphobacter lichenicola genome:
- a CDS encoding sigma-54-dependent transcriptional regulator — MNHVLIVDDEAEIRESLESILREEDYLVTTAATAGEALELLRDAAYDVVLLDIWLPDRDGLDTLTEIRQMESSNVPEVVIISGHGTIEAAVRATKLGAYDFLEKPLSLDRTLIVLKNAMKARQMREDNQEFSRQLAKGTVTGNSVPMKALRQQIKLMAPTNGRVLIYGESGAGKELVGRAMHAESLRKDRPFVELNCAAIPEDYIESELFGYRHGAVPGGPTEKRGTFERADGGTLFLDEVGDMSLKTQAKVLRALDEQRFLPVGASHPVHVDVRVIAATNKDLEEEIARGNFREDLFYRLNVIPFFVPPLRDRKEDIPLLVKEFLQQFGAEYGRPHVEMTEDALAALKQYHWPGNVRELRNLVERVLILNPKTQRIERKHLPMLVYRDSAKDSNKGNGREEFTSLLQAREAYERDYILKKLDEFHGNVSRAAEGLGLERSHLYRKMKALGVSVKE, encoded by the coding sequence ATGAACCACGTACTCATCGTTGACGACGAAGCCGAGATTCGCGAGTCGCTCGAAAGCATCCTTCGTGAAGAGGACTATCTCGTCACCACTGCCGCTACTGCCGGTGAAGCGCTCGAGCTACTGCGGGATGCTGCCTACGATGTCGTCCTGCTCGACATCTGGCTGCCGGATCGCGACGGCCTCGATACTTTGACCGAGATCCGTCAGATGGAGTCGAGCAATGTTCCTGAGGTCGTCATCATCAGCGGCCACGGCACGATTGAAGCTGCGGTGCGTGCTACCAAGCTTGGGGCGTACGACTTTCTGGAGAAGCCTCTCTCGCTCGACCGCACGCTGATCGTCTTGAAGAATGCGATGAAGGCTCGGCAGATGCGCGAGGATAACCAGGAGTTTTCGCGTCAGCTTGCGAAGGGAACAGTGACAGGAAACTCTGTTCCCATGAAGGCGCTGCGCCAGCAGATCAAGCTGATGGCTCCTACGAACGGGCGCGTGCTGATCTATGGGGAGTCGGGGGCAGGGAAGGAGCTTGTCGGCAGAGCGATGCATGCGGAGAGTCTGCGCAAAGACCGGCCTTTTGTGGAACTCAACTGCGCGGCGATTCCAGAGGATTACATCGAGAGCGAACTCTTCGGTTATCGCCACGGAGCTGTGCCGGGTGGGCCCACTGAGAAGCGCGGAACGTTTGAGCGCGCGGACGGAGGAACGTTGTTCCTCGACGAGGTTGGCGACATGAGCCTGAAGACACAGGCCAAGGTGTTGCGGGCGCTCGATGAGCAGCGCTTTCTTCCGGTCGGCGCTTCGCATCCTGTGCACGTCGATGTGCGGGTGATCGCCGCGACGAATAAGGATCTTGAAGAGGAGATCGCTCGCGGCAACTTTCGCGAAGACCTGTTCTATCGCCTCAATGTCATTCCGTTTTTTGTGCCGCCTCTGCGCGACCGCAAGGAGGATATTCCTCTCCTCGTCAAAGAATTTCTGCAGCAGTTTGGCGCTGAGTACGGCCGTCCTCACGTCGAGATGACCGAAGATGCGCTTGCTGCTTTGAAGCAATACCACTGGCCGGGCAACGTGCGTGAGTTGCGCAATCTTGTTGAGCGCGTGCTGATCCTGAACCCGAAGACGCAACGCATCGAGCGCAAACATCTGCCGATGCTGGTCTATCGCGACTCGGCCAAGGACTCCAACAAGGGTAATGGACGCGAGGAGTTCACCAGCCTGCTGCAGGCTCGTGAGGCGTATGAACGCGACTACATTTTGAAAAAATTAGATGAGTTTCATGGCAATGTCAGCCGCGCCGCTGAGGGGCTGGGTCTTGAACGCAGTCATTTGTATCGCAAGATGAAAGCTCTGGGCGTCAGCGTCAAAGAATAG
- the ald gene encoding alanine dehydrogenase yields the protein MIIGVPKEVKDHESRVGVTPAGVKALVEAGHKVLVEHDAGALSAMPDDEYQSAGAEIVGSAYDVWRLAEMVVKVKEPVEKEYKNFREGLVLFTYLHLAPLNDLTDALLTSKVTGIAYETVRDRAGALPLLTPMSEVAGRMSVQVGAAYLEKEHGGRGVLLGGVPGVPPGNVCIIGGGIVGTNAAKIALGMGAKVTLIDLNLNRLRELDDIFGGRIYTVASNSYNIEHAVREADLVIGGVLIPGAAAPKIVTKAMVAKMKKGAVIVDVAIDQGGCIETAHPTTHSNPSYEVNGVVHYCVTNMPAAVPNTSTLALTNATFPYVLKLARLGANAAISEDKGIAEGVNTFNGVLTYGAVAQAQKREWQAVAKLV from the coding sequence ATGATTATTGGTGTGCCCAAGGAAGTTAAGGATCACGAGAGCCGCGTAGGGGTAACCCCGGCCGGCGTTAAAGCACTGGTCGAGGCAGGACACAAGGTTCTCGTGGAGCATGATGCTGGCGCGCTGTCGGCTATGCCGGATGACGAGTACCAGTCTGCGGGTGCCGAGATCGTCGGCTCAGCCTACGATGTGTGGCGGCTGGCCGAGATGGTGGTCAAGGTGAAGGAGCCGGTCGAGAAGGAGTACAAGAACTTTCGCGAGGGCCTGGTTCTTTTTACGTATCTTCATCTGGCACCGCTGAACGACCTGACGGATGCGCTGCTTACCTCGAAGGTGACGGGGATTGCGTATGAGACGGTTCGCGATCGCGCGGGAGCGTTGCCGCTGCTGACGCCGATGAGCGAGGTTGCCGGACGGATGAGCGTGCAGGTTGGCGCAGCTTATCTTGAGAAGGAGCATGGCGGGCGTGGCGTTCTGCTGGGCGGGGTTCCGGGCGTGCCTCCGGGGAACGTCTGCATTATTGGCGGCGGTATTGTGGGGACAAACGCCGCGAAGATTGCGCTGGGCATGGGCGCGAAGGTGACGCTGATTGATTTGAACCTGAATCGGCTGCGGGAGCTGGATGACATCTTTGGCGGCCGGATCTATACGGTTGCGTCGAATAGTTACAACATCGAGCATGCGGTTCGGGAGGCTGATCTGGTGATCGGCGGCGTTCTGATTCCGGGTGCTGCTGCGCCGAAGATTGTGACAAAGGCGATGGTGGCGAAGATGAAGAAGGGTGCGGTGATCGTGGATGTAGCGATCGATCAGGGAGGGTGCATTGAGACGGCGCACCCGACGACCCACTCGAATCCTTCGTACGAGGTGAACGGCGTTGTGCACTACTGCGTGACGAATATGCCTGCCGCGGTGCCGAATACCTCGACGCTTGCTTTGACGAATGCGACGTTTCCTTACGTGCTGAAGCTGGCGCGGCTGGGGGCGAATGCGGCGATCAGCGAAGACAAGGGCATCGCCGAGGGCGTGAATACCTTCAACGGTGTGCTGACTTATGGTGCGGTGGCGCAGGCGCAGAAGCGTGAGTGGCAGGCGGTGGCGAAGCTCGTTTAG
- a CDS encoding sensor histidine kinase, producing MGTTANRRKIWIVALGACLLILFVALATLNAFNTQLPKPASTQQTVIFTGLSIVAFLLFVTVLLMLVRNVLKLYADQRSRVMGTRLRTRMLWGAVLVSLVPIASMFAFSYQLMNRAVDRWFTQPVTDMREDSNNMALELAHYTTANARAEADSIAASLPAAPVVAPVAKAAGGGSEAASGRGSGRRSNHGSLPGSAQAVAPAASRNREAIHEVLRQHEITLQNGFAIVYREGRVVASFHMPQGTGATAKVKVWLPDQVAADMDKSSAQAPADPVDAAILAAAQRMDQPVFSLGATDYALGATTLKQGETVVVGLPMPFGMAATMTNLRKAADAYWVLYSERRQIRDLYMLLLLMMTSLALFASCWLALHLSKQVTKPVEALADAMEAIAQGDYGHRVQESATEELGELVRSFNHMAADLEGSRRAVEESTVQLSAANTALEARRGELETMLETIPNGVATLDTDRRIILANRALSEMMDPGGQRPFYGLVMEEVFPPEVSEVLDRLIKRSHRMGSASSEIEIPGFPQSSDDRFGGTMNLLATVALLEMPAATERMRREHQGYVIVLENATELLRAQKQSAWKEVARRVAHEIKNPLTPISLSAEQIRRHIDRLARAVAEATPASAPEPPSIAVIRRCSEVITSSVESMRSLVDQFAALAEFPTARPKPADLNTIVENSLALFAGRMQTVRVVRKMSPDLPLVMADPEALKRALGNLIDNAAEAMQQSLYRELQISTCLLENGMVELAIADSGSGLTDDMRERLFLPYFSTKQRGTGLGLAIAAKIIQEHQGTIRAEKNEPAGARFIIELRPALSPDSDPEAPAALSAFATPQNGHQPTVEVESVADTPVHSNTKAEDDFASTLPRGPQ from the coding sequence ATGGGCACGACTGCGAACCGGCGAAAGATTTGGATCGTGGCGCTGGGCGCGTGCCTGCTCATCCTGTTTGTGGCTCTGGCGACGCTGAATGCGTTCAATACGCAGCTGCCAAAGCCTGCCAGCACGCAGCAGACGGTCATCTTTACTGGGCTGTCGATTGTGGCGTTTCTGCTGTTTGTTACGGTGCTGCTGATGCTGGTCCGCAATGTGCTGAAGCTGTATGCCGACCAGCGCAGCCGGGTGATGGGCACGCGTCTGCGCACGCGGATGCTGTGGGGCGCGGTGCTGGTGAGCCTGGTTCCGATTGCTTCGATGTTTGCGTTCAGCTATCAGCTGATGAACCGCGCGGTCGATCGCTGGTTTACGCAGCCGGTTACGGACATGCGCGAAGACAGCAATAACATGGCGCTGGAGCTGGCGCACTATACGACGGCGAATGCTCGTGCTGAGGCGGATTCGATCGCTGCGAGTTTGCCGGCGGCGCCGGTGGTTGCTCCTGTGGCCAAGGCGGCGGGTGGTGGGAGCGAAGCTGCTTCGGGTCGGGGTTCGGGACGCCGCTCGAACCATGGGTCGTTGCCTGGGAGTGCTCAGGCGGTCGCGCCGGCTGCGTCTCGGAATCGCGAGGCGATCCATGAGGTTCTGCGACAGCACGAGATTACGCTGCAGAATGGCTTTGCGATCGTGTATCGCGAGGGCCGCGTGGTGGCTTCGTTTCACATGCCGCAGGGGACTGGCGCGACGGCGAAGGTTAAGGTGTGGCTCCCCGATCAGGTGGCCGCCGATATGGATAAGTCGAGCGCTCAGGCGCCTGCCGATCCCGTGGATGCTGCGATTCTTGCTGCTGCCCAGCGCATGGACCAGCCGGTTTTTTCTCTTGGCGCCACGGACTACGCGCTCGGCGCAACGACTTTGAAACAGGGCGAGACTGTCGTGGTTGGCCTACCGATGCCGTTTGGGATGGCGGCGACGATGACCAATCTGCGCAAGGCGGCGGATGCGTACTGGGTGCTCTATAGCGAGCGGCGTCAGATTCGGGATCTTTATATGCTCCTGCTGCTGATGATGACGAGCCTTGCTCTGTTCGCGTCGTGCTGGCTTGCGCTGCATCTGTCGAAGCAGGTGACCAAGCCCGTGGAGGCGCTGGCGGATGCGATGGAGGCTATCGCGCAGGGGGACTACGGCCATCGCGTGCAGGAGAGCGCGACCGAAGAGCTGGGGGAGCTGGTGCGGAGCTTCAACCATATGGCGGCGGATCTTGAGGGCAGCCGGCGTGCGGTGGAGGAGTCTACGGTGCAGCTTAGCGCGGCGAATACGGCGCTTGAGGCCAGGCGCGGCGAGCTTGAGACGATGCTTGAGACGATTCCGAATGGCGTGGCGACGCTCGATACAGATCGCCGGATCATCCTTGCTAACCGGGCGCTTAGCGAGATGATGGACCCGGGTGGGCAGAGGCCGTTCTATGGGCTGGTGATGGAGGAGGTCTTTCCGCCTGAGGTCTCTGAGGTGCTTGATCGGTTGATTAAACGCAGCCATCGCATGGGGTCGGCGTCAAGTGAGATCGAGATTCCCGGCTTTCCGCAGAGCTCGGACGACAGGTTTGGCGGGACGATGAACCTACTGGCTACGGTCGCGCTGCTGGAGATGCCGGCGGCGACCGAACGAATGCGGCGCGAGCATCAGGGCTATGTGATAGTGCTTGAAAATGCGACGGAGCTGCTGCGGGCGCAGAAGCAGTCGGCGTGGAAGGAGGTGGCGCGGCGTGTGGCGCATGAGATCAAGAATCCGCTCACGCCGATCAGTCTGAGTGCGGAACAGATTCGCCGCCATATCGACCGCCTTGCGCGTGCTGTCGCTGAGGCCACGCCTGCCAGCGCTCCGGAGCCGCCCTCGATCGCTGTCATTCGTCGATGTTCGGAGGTGATTACCTCGTCGGTCGAGAGCATGCGGTCGCTCGTCGATCAGTTTGCCGCGCTTGCGGAGTTTCCGACGGCGCGGCCAAAGCCTGCGGACCTCAACACGATTGTCGAGAACTCGCTCGCGCTGTTTGCTGGACGGATGCAGACGGTTCGCGTCGTGCGCAAGATGAGCCCCGACCTGCCGCTGGTGATGGCGGATCCTGAGGCGCTGAAACGCGCGCTTGGCAATCTCATCGATAACGCCGCTGAGGCGATGCAGCAGAGTCTCTATCGCGAGCTGCAGATCAGCACTTGTCTGCTGGAGAACGGAATGGTCGAGCTTGCGATTGCGGACAGTGGCTCGGGCCTTACCGATGACATGCGCGAGCGCCTCTTTCTGCCTTACTTCTCGACCAAGCAGCGTGGCACGGGCTTGGGTCTCGCGATTGCCGCGAAGATTATCCAGGAGCATCAGGGCACTATTCGCGCGGAGAAGAATGAACCTGCGGGCGCGAGGTTCATCATCGAACTGCGTCCGGCTCTCTCGCCTGACAGCGACCCGGAAGCGCCGGCGGCCTTAAGTGCCTTCGCCACGCCGCAGAACGGTCATCAGCCGACGGTTGAGGTTGAGTCTGTCGCGGACACTCCAGTTCACAGCAACACCAAAGCAGAGGACGACTTTGCCTCCACCCTCCCCAGAGGCCCCCAATGA
- the era gene encoding GTPase Era, translated as MAFRSGFVSIIGRPNAGKSTLLNALLGQKLAIVTHKPQTTRTRIHGVLEVPLKKKAKGEPGHPAAQVVLVDTPGIHKPDTQLDRRMMQEVHDALESRDAVLFIVDVTHRLPKVPGAGDSGKTTGRMGMSAAEDDFALSLIKKLECPVILVLNKMDAIPKKDLLPLIAHWSTLHPFADVIPISARKKEGLDLLLEKVVGQLKEGQRYFPKHQLTDQPERFLVAELIREKILMLTGEEVPYATAVVIEKFEEPASMKKMKDGKLPVTKISAAIFCERTGQKAILIGKQGEMLKRIGTAARKDIEPLLGTRVFLELFVKVQEEWRSSRGFVEDLDWRRQLELIAEKQQTEE; from the coding sequence ATGGCCTTTCGCTCCGGTTTCGTATCCATCATCGGTCGCCCCAACGCGGGCAAATCCACTCTGCTCAACGCCCTGCTCGGGCAGAAGCTGGCGATCGTCACGCACAAGCCGCAGACGACGCGCACACGCATCCATGGCGTGCTCGAAGTTCCTCTGAAAAAGAAGGCCAAAGGCGAGCCCGGTCACCCCGCCGCGCAGGTGGTTCTGGTCGACACACCCGGCATCCACAAGCCCGACACCCAGCTCGACCGCCGCATGATGCAGGAGGTCCACGATGCGCTGGAGTCACGCGATGCCGTCTTGTTTATCGTCGACGTGACCCACCGCCTGCCAAAGGTCCCCGGCGCAGGAGACAGTGGCAAGACCACAGGCCGCATGGGCATGTCCGCCGCCGAGGACGACTTCGCCCTCTCGCTGATCAAAAAGCTGGAGTGCCCAGTCATTCTCGTCCTCAACAAGATGGACGCGATCCCCAAGAAAGACCTGCTCCCGCTGATCGCGCACTGGTCCACACTGCATCCGTTTGCCGACGTGATTCCCATCTCAGCCCGCAAGAAGGAGGGCCTCGATCTTCTTCTCGAGAAGGTCGTCGGACAGCTCAAAGAGGGCCAGCGCTACTTCCCCAAGCATCAACTGACTGACCAGCCTGAGCGCTTCCTCGTCGCCGAACTCATCCGCGAAAAGATTCTCATGCTCACCGGCGAAGAGGTCCCCTACGCCACCGCGGTCGTCATCGAGAAGTTCGAAGAGCCCGCCTCCATGAAGAAGATGAAGGACGGCAAGCTGCCCGTGACGAAGATCTCCGCCGCAATCTTCTGCGAGCGCACCGGACAGAAAGCAATCCTCATCGGCAAGCAGGGCGAGATGCTGAAGCGCATCGGCACCGCAGCCCGCAAAGACATCGAACCACTCCTCGGCACACGCGTCTTTCTCGAACTCTTCGTCAAGGTTCAGGAAGAGTGGCGCTCCAGCCGCGGCTTCGTCGAAGACCTCGACTGGCGTCGGCAGTTGGAGTTAATTGCAGAAAAACAGCAGACGGAAGAGTGA